Proteins co-encoded in one Marmota flaviventris isolate mMarFla1 chromosome 9, mMarFla1.hap1, whole genome shotgun sequence genomic window:
- the LOC114099931 gene encoding membrane-spanning 4-domains subfamily A member 6B-like isoform X3 — protein MISQPVPSANVAVLTSNGINFPQTENIRPTHNNLDNLKKRLKAEVKVIGTIQIMCGVMVLSLGIILASAPFSQHFSWVYSALLKSGYPFIGGLLFIVCGSLSIVTEKMSTEVLVNSSLITNILSALCALVGFFIIAVNLAALGPASEECVLKQQAKPTTFLGYYYPHNGENYRGCYPAKASLAGVLFLPHSNRNKFNMAPKELCNPAYEEMMTS, from the exons ATGATTTCACAACCTGTGCCCAGTGCAAATGTGGCTGTGCTCACGTCAAATGGCATCAACTTTCCCCAAACAGAGAATATAAGACCCACCCATAATAACCTGGACAACTTGAAGAAACGTCTAAAGGCAGAGGTCAAAGTCATTGGG ACGATCCAGATCATGTGTGGTGTGATGGTGTTGAGCCTGGGGATCATTTTGGCATCTGCTCCCTTCTCTCAACATTTTAGCTGGGTGTACTCCGCCCTGTTAAAATCTGGTTATCCATTCATAGGAGGCTTGCTT TTTATCGTCTGTGGATCTCTATCAATCGTCACAGAGAAGATGTCAACAGAGGTTTTG GTTAATAGCAGCCTGATCACAAACATTCTGAGTGCTCTGTGTGCCCTGGTGGGTTTCTTTATCATCGCTGTCAATCTAGCTGCTTTGGGTCCTGCCTCAGAGGAGTGCGTGTTGAAGCAACAAGCTAAGCCAACCACTTTTTTGGGGTATTACTATCCCCATAATGGAGAGAACTACAGGGGCTGCTACCCAGCCAAAGCCAGTCTAGCT GGTGTGTTATTCCTGCCTCATAGTAACAGGAATAAATTCAACATGGCCCCAAAGGAGCTTTGTAACCCTGCATATGAGGAAATGATGACTTCTTAA
- the LOC114099931 gene encoding membrane-spanning 4-domains subfamily A member 6B-like isoform X1, giving the protein MISQPVPSANVAVLTSNGINFPQTENIRPTHNNLDNLKKRLKAEVKVIGTIQIMCGVMVLSLGIILASAPFSQHFSWVYSALLKSGYPFIGGLLFIVCGSLSIVTEKMSTEVLVNSSLITNILSALCALVGFFIIAVNLAALGPASEECVLKQQAKPTTFLGYYYPHNGENYRGCYPAKASLAGVLSVMLIGTVLEACLAVLISVLWWLQAHSDVPGGVLFLPHSNRNKFNMAPKELCNPAYEEMMTS; this is encoded by the exons ATGATTTCACAACCTGTGCCCAGTGCAAATGTGGCTGTGCTCACGTCAAATGGCATCAACTTTCCCCAAACAGAGAATATAAGACCCACCCATAATAACCTGGACAACTTGAAGAAACGTCTAAAGGCAGAGGTCAAAGTCATTGGG ACGATCCAGATCATGTGTGGTGTGATGGTGTTGAGCCTGGGGATCATTTTGGCATCTGCTCCCTTCTCTCAACATTTTAGCTGGGTGTACTCCGCCCTGTTAAAATCTGGTTATCCATTCATAGGAGGCTTGCTT TTTATCGTCTGTGGATCTCTATCAATCGTCACAGAGAAGATGTCAACAGAGGTTTTG GTTAATAGCAGCCTGATCACAAACATTCTGAGTGCTCTGTGTGCCCTGGTGGGTTTCTTTATCATCGCTGTCAATCTAGCTGCTTTGGGTCCTGCCTCAGAGGAGTGCGTGTTGAAGCAACAAGCTAAGCCAACCACTTTTTTGGGGTATTACTATCCCCATAATGGAGAGAACTACAGGGGCTGCTACCCAGCCAAAGCCAGTCTAGCT GGAGTCCTGTCTGTGATGCTGATTGGCACCGTGTTGGAGGCCTGCCTGGCTGTGCTCATTTCTGTGCTGTGGTGGCTGCAGGCCCACTCTGATGTCCCTGGG GGTGTGTTATTCCTGCCTCATAGTAACAGGAATAAATTCAACATGGCCCCAAAGGAGCTTTGTAACCCTGCATATGAGGAAATGATGACTTCTTAA
- the LOC114099931 gene encoding membrane-spanning 4-domains subfamily A member 6B-like isoform X2 produces the protein MISQPVPSANVAVLTSNGINFPQTENIRPTHNNLDNLKKRLKAETIQIMCGVMVLSLGIILASAPFSQHFSWVYSALLKSGYPFIGGLLFIVCGSLSIVTEKMSTEVLVNSSLITNILSALCALVGFFIIAVNLAALGPASEECVLKQQAKPTTFLGYYYPHNGENYRGCYPAKASLAGVLSVMLIGTVLEACLAVLISVLWWLQAHSDVPGGVLFLPHSNRNKFNMAPKELCNPAYEEMMTS, from the exons ATGATTTCACAACCTGTGCCCAGTGCAAATGTGGCTGTGCTCACGTCAAATGGCATCAACTTTCCCCAAACAGAGAATATAAGACCCACCCATAATAACCTGGACAACTTGAAGAAACGTCTAAAGGCAGAG ACGATCCAGATCATGTGTGGTGTGATGGTGTTGAGCCTGGGGATCATTTTGGCATCTGCTCCCTTCTCTCAACATTTTAGCTGGGTGTACTCCGCCCTGTTAAAATCTGGTTATCCATTCATAGGAGGCTTGCTT TTTATCGTCTGTGGATCTCTATCAATCGTCACAGAGAAGATGTCAACAGAGGTTTTG GTTAATAGCAGCCTGATCACAAACATTCTGAGTGCTCTGTGTGCCCTGGTGGGTTTCTTTATCATCGCTGTCAATCTAGCTGCTTTGGGTCCTGCCTCAGAGGAGTGCGTGTTGAAGCAACAAGCTAAGCCAACCACTTTTTTGGGGTATTACTATCCCCATAATGGAGAGAACTACAGGGGCTGCTACCCAGCCAAAGCCAGTCTAGCT GGAGTCCTGTCTGTGATGCTGATTGGCACCGTGTTGGAGGCCTGCCTGGCTGTGCTCATTTCTGTGCTGTGGTGGCTGCAGGCCCACTCTGATGTCCCTGGG GGTGTGTTATTCCTGCCTCATAGTAACAGGAATAAATTCAACATGGCCCCAAAGGAGCTTTGTAACCCTGCATATGAGGAAATGATGACTTCTTAA
- the LOC114099931 gene encoding membrane-spanning 4-domains subfamily A member 6A-like isoform X4, with protein MISQPVPSANVAVLTSNGINFPQTENIRPTHNNLDNLKKRLKAEVKVIGTIQIMCGVMVLSLGIILASAPFSQHFSWVYSALLKSGYPFIGGLLFIVCGSLSIVTEKMSTEVLVNSSLITNILSALCALVGFFIIAVNLAALGPASEECVLKQQAKPTTFLGYYYPHNGENYRGCYPAKASLAVRIQVYRWGQLRISPLHLEGVHEQRD; from the exons ATGATTTCACAACCTGTGCCCAGTGCAAATGTGGCTGTGCTCACGTCAAATGGCATCAACTTTCCCCAAACAGAGAATATAAGACCCACCCATAATAACCTGGACAACTTGAAGAAACGTCTAAAGGCAGAGGTCAAAGTCATTGGG ACGATCCAGATCATGTGTGGTGTGATGGTGTTGAGCCTGGGGATCATTTTGGCATCTGCTCCCTTCTCTCAACATTTTAGCTGGGTGTACTCCGCCCTGTTAAAATCTGGTTATCCATTCATAGGAGGCTTGCTT TTTATCGTCTGTGGATCTCTATCAATCGTCACAGAGAAGATGTCAACAGAGGTTTTG GTTAATAGCAGCCTGATCACAAACATTCTGAGTGCTCTGTGTGCCCTGGTGGGTTTCTTTATCATCGCTGTCAATCTAGCTGCTTTGGGTCCTGCCTCAGAGGAGTGCGTGTTGAAGCAACAAGCTAAGCCAACCACTTTTTTGGGGTATTACTATCCCCATAATGGAGAGAACTACAGGGGCTGCTACCCAGCCAAAGCCAGTCTAGCT GTAAGAATCCAGGTGTACAGGTGGGGCCAACTCCGCATCTCCCCTCTTCATCTAGAGGGAGTTCATGAACAGAGAGATTGA